From a region of the Tursiops truncatus isolate mTurTru1 chromosome 13, mTurTru1.mat.Y, whole genome shotgun sequence genome:
- the KMT5A gene encoding N-lysine methyltransferase KMT5A isoform X8, which produces MSPNKCSGMRSPLQEENSVAHHEVKCQGKPLAGIYRKRDVGERGVLQDHSEEKRNSGNAIRSSMKAEEQKIKDARRGPLAPFPNQKSEATEPPKTPTSSCDSPNAAAAKQALKKPVRAKQAPRKKAQGKTQQNRKLTDFYPVRRSSRKSKAELQSEERKRIDELIESGKEEGMKIDLIDGKGRGVIATKQFSRGEFVVEYHGDLIEITDAKKREALYAQDPSTGCYMYYFQYLSKTYCVDATRETNRLGRLINHSKCGNCQTKLHDIDGVPHLILIASRDIEAGEELLYDYGDRSRASIEAHPWLKH; this is translated from the exons ATGAGCCCGAACAAATGCTCTGGAATGCGTTCCCCCCTTCAGGAAGAGAACTCAGTTGCACATCACGAAGTCAAATGCCAGGGGAAGCCGTTAGCCGGAATCTACAGGAAACGCGACG tgggagagagaggagtcCTACAGGACCATTCTGAAG agaaaagaaactctGGGAATGCAATACGAAGCTCCATGAAGGCCGAGGAACAGAAGATCAAAGACGCCAGGAGAGGTCCCCTGGCCCCTTTTCCAAACCAAAAATCTGAAGCAACAGAACCTCCCAAAACCCCGACCTCGTCTTGTGATTCTCCCAATGCAGCTGCCGCCAAGCAAGCCCTGAAAAAGCCCGTCAGGGCCAAACAGGCTCCCAGGAAAAA AGCTCAAGGAAAAACGCAGCAGAATCGTAAGCTCACAGATTTCTACCCTGTGCGAAGGAGCTCCAGGAAGAGCAAAGCTGAGCTGCAG tctgaagaaaggaaaagaatagacGAATTGATTGAAAGtgggaaagaagaaggaatgaag ATTGACCTCATTGACGGCAAAGGCAGGGGCGTGATTGCCACCAAGCAGTTCTCCCGGGGCGAGTTTGTGGTGGAATACCACGGGGACCTCATCGAGATCACCGACGCCAAGAAGCGGGAGGCTCTGTACGCGCAAGACCCCTCCACGGGCTGCTACATGTACTATTTTCAGTATCTGAGCAAAACCTACTG cgtGGATGCAACCAGAGAGACAAATCGCCTGGGAAGACTGATCAACCACAGTAAATGTGGGAACTGCCAAACCAAACTGCACGACATCGACGGCGTGCCTCACCTCATCCTCATTGCCTCTCGCGACATCGAGGCTGGGGAGGAGCTCCTGTATGACTATGGGGACCGCAGCCGGGCTTCCATCGAAGCCCACCCCTGGCTGAAGCATTAA
- the KMT5A gene encoding N-lysine methyltransferase KMT5A isoform X10, with translation MKAEEQKIKDARRGPLAPFPNQKSEATEPPKTPTSSCDSPNAAAAKQALKKPVRAKQAPRKKAQGKTQQNRKLTDFYPVRRSSRKSKAELQSEERKRIDELIESGKEEGMKIDLIDGKGRGVIATKQFSRGEFVVEYHGDLIEITDAKKREALYAQDPSTGCYMYYFQYLSKTYCVDATRETNRLGRLINHSKCGNCQTKLHDIDGVPHLILIASRDIEAGEELLYDYGDRSRASIEAHPWLKH, from the exons ATGAAGGCCGAGGAACAGAAGATCAAAGACGCCAGGAGAGGTCCCCTGGCCCCTTTTCCAAACCAAAAATCTGAAGCAACAGAACCTCCCAAAACCCCGACCTCGTCTTGTGATTCTCCCAATGCAGCTGCCGCCAAGCAAGCCCTGAAAAAGCCCGTCAGGGCCAAACAGGCTCCCAGGAAAAA AGCTCAAGGAAAAACGCAGCAGAATCGTAAGCTCACAGATTTCTACCCTGTGCGAAGGAGCTCCAGGAAGAGCAAAGCTGAGCTGCAG tctgaagaaaggaaaagaatagacGAATTGATTGAAAGtgggaaagaagaaggaatgaag ATTGACCTCATTGACGGCAAAGGCAGGGGCGTGATTGCCACCAAGCAGTTCTCCCGGGGCGAGTTTGTGGTGGAATACCACGGGGACCTCATCGAGATCACCGACGCCAAGAAGCGGGAGGCTCTGTACGCGCAAGACCCCTCCACGGGCTGCTACATGTACTATTTTCAGTATCTGAGCAAAACCTACTG cgtGGATGCAACCAGAGAGACAAATCGCCTGGGAAGACTGATCAACCACAGTAAATGTGGGAACTGCCAAACCAAACTGCACGACATCGACGGCGTGCCTCACCTCATCCTCATTGCCTCTCGCGACATCGAGGCTGGGGAGGAGCTCCTGTATGACTATGGGGACCGCAGCCGGGCTTCCATCGAAGCCCACCCCTGGCTGAAGCATTAA
- the KMT5A gene encoding N-lysine methyltransferase KMT5A isoform X5: protein MARGRKMSKPRAVEAAAAAAAVAATAPGPEMVERRGPGRPRTNGENVFTGQSKIYTYMSPNKCSGMRSPLQEENSVAHHEVKCQGKPLAGIYRKRDEKRNSGNAIRSSMKAEEQKIKDARRGPLAPFPNQKSEATEPPKTPTSSCDSPNAAAAKQALKKPVRAKQAPRKKAQGKTQQNRKLTDFYPVRRSSRKSKAELQSEERKRIDELIESGKEEGMKIDLIDGKGRGVIATKQFSRGEFVVEYHGDLIEITDAKKREALYAQDPSTGCYMYYFQYLSKTYCVDATRETNRLGRLINHSKCGNCQTKLHDIDGVPHLILIASRDIEAGEELLYDYGDRSRASIEAHPWLKH from the exons ATGGCTAGAG GCAGGAAGATGTCCAAGCCCCGCGCggtggaggcggcggcggcggcggcggcggtggcagCGACGGCCCCGGGCCCGGAGATGGTGGAGCGGAGGGGCCCGGGGAGGCCCCGCACCAACGGG GAGAATGTATTTACCGGGCAATCAAAGATCTATACCTACATGAGCCCGAACAAATGCTCTGGAATGCGTTCCCCCCTTCAGGAAGAGAACTCAGTTGCACATCACGAAGTCAAATGCCAGGGGAAGCCGTTAGCCGGAATCTACAGGAAACGCGACG agaaaagaaactctGGGAATGCAATACGAAGCTCCATGAAGGCCGAGGAACAGAAGATCAAAGACGCCAGGAGAGGTCCCCTGGCCCCTTTTCCAAACCAAAAATCTGAAGCAACAGAACCTCCCAAAACCCCGACCTCGTCTTGTGATTCTCCCAATGCAGCTGCCGCCAAGCAAGCCCTGAAAAAGCCCGTCAGGGCCAAACAGGCTCCCAGGAAAAA AGCTCAAGGAAAAACGCAGCAGAATCGTAAGCTCACAGATTTCTACCCTGTGCGAAGGAGCTCCAGGAAGAGCAAAGCTGAGCTGCAG tctgaagaaaggaaaagaatagacGAATTGATTGAAAGtgggaaagaagaaggaatgaag ATTGACCTCATTGACGGCAAAGGCAGGGGCGTGATTGCCACCAAGCAGTTCTCCCGGGGCGAGTTTGTGGTGGAATACCACGGGGACCTCATCGAGATCACCGACGCCAAGAAGCGGGAGGCTCTGTACGCGCAAGACCCCTCCACGGGCTGCTACATGTACTATTTTCAGTATCTGAGCAAAACCTACTG cgtGGATGCAACCAGAGAGACAAATCGCCTGGGAAGACTGATCAACCACAGTAAATGTGGGAACTGCCAAACCAAACTGCACGACATCGACGGCGTGCCTCACCTCATCCTCATTGCCTCTCGCGACATCGAGGCTGGGGAGGAGCTCCTGTATGACTATGGGGACCGCAGCCGGGCTTCCATCGAAGCCCACCCCTGGCTGAAGCATTAA
- the KMT5A gene encoding N-lysine methyltransferase KMT5A isoform X3 → MARGRKMSKPRAVEAAAAAAAVAATAPGPEMVERRGPGRPRTNGENVFTGQSKIYTYMSPNKCSGMRSPLQEENSVAHHEVKCQGKPLAGIYRKRDVGERGVLQDHSEEKRNSGNAIRSSMKAEEQKIKDARRGPLAPFPNQKSEATEPPKTPTSSCDSPNAAAAKQALKKPVRAKQAPRKKAQGKTQQNRKLTDFYPVRRSSRKSKAELQSEERKRIDELIESGKEEGMKIDLIDGKGRGVIATKQFSRGEFVVEYHGDLIEITDAKKREALYAQDPSTGCYMYYFQYLSKTYCVDATRETNRLGRLINHSKCGNCQTKLHDIDGVPHLILIASRDIEAGEELLYDYGDRSRASIEAHPWLKH, encoded by the exons ATGGCTAGAG GCAGGAAGATGTCCAAGCCCCGCGCggtggaggcggcggcggcggcggcggcggtggcagCGACGGCCCCGGGCCCGGAGATGGTGGAGCGGAGGGGCCCGGGGAGGCCCCGCACCAACGGG GAGAATGTATTTACCGGGCAATCAAAGATCTATACCTACATGAGCCCGAACAAATGCTCTGGAATGCGTTCCCCCCTTCAGGAAGAGAACTCAGTTGCACATCACGAAGTCAAATGCCAGGGGAAGCCGTTAGCCGGAATCTACAGGAAACGCGACG tgggagagagaggagtcCTACAGGACCATTCTGAAG agaaaagaaactctGGGAATGCAATACGAAGCTCCATGAAGGCCGAGGAACAGAAGATCAAAGACGCCAGGAGAGGTCCCCTGGCCCCTTTTCCAAACCAAAAATCTGAAGCAACAGAACCTCCCAAAACCCCGACCTCGTCTTGTGATTCTCCCAATGCAGCTGCCGCCAAGCAAGCCCTGAAAAAGCCCGTCAGGGCCAAACAGGCTCCCAGGAAAAA AGCTCAAGGAAAAACGCAGCAGAATCGTAAGCTCACAGATTTCTACCCTGTGCGAAGGAGCTCCAGGAAGAGCAAAGCTGAGCTGCAG tctgaagaaaggaaaagaatagacGAATTGATTGAAAGtgggaaagaagaaggaatgaag ATTGACCTCATTGACGGCAAAGGCAGGGGCGTGATTGCCACCAAGCAGTTCTCCCGGGGCGAGTTTGTGGTGGAATACCACGGGGACCTCATCGAGATCACCGACGCCAAGAAGCGGGAGGCTCTGTACGCGCAAGACCCCTCCACGGGCTGCTACATGTACTATTTTCAGTATCTGAGCAAAACCTACTG cgtGGATGCAACCAGAGAGACAAATCGCCTGGGAAGACTGATCAACCACAGTAAATGTGGGAACTGCCAAACCAAACTGCACGACATCGACGGCGTGCCTCACCTCATCCTCATTGCCTCTCGCGACATCGAGGCTGGGGAGGAGCTCCTGTATGACTATGGGGACCGCAGCCGGGCTTCCATCGAAGCCCACCCCTGGCTGAAGCATTAA
- the KMT5A gene encoding N-lysine methyltransferase KMT5A isoform X1, producing the protein MGEGGAVGRRRPFPGAPRRRWWRRQQQQQRQRQRWWPGRGGGGEGEGAGRAAMGLAGLQENVFTGQSKIYTYMSPNKCSGMRSPLQEENSVAHHEVKCQGKPLAGIYRKRDVGERGVLQDHSEEKRNSGNAIRSSMKAEEQKIKDARRGPLAPFPNQKSEATEPPKTPTSSCDSPNAAAAKQALKKPVRAKQAPRKKAQGKTQQNRKLTDFYPVRRSSRKSKAELQSEERKRIDELIESGKEEGMKIDLIDGKGRGVIATKQFSRGEFVVEYHGDLIEITDAKKREALYAQDPSTGCYMYYFQYLSKTYCVDATRETNRLGRLINHSKCGNCQTKLHDIDGVPHLILIASRDIEAGEELLYDYGDRSRASIEAHPWLKH; encoded by the exons ATGGGGGAAGGGGGCGCCGTGGGGCGCCGCCGGCCCTTCCCTGGGGCGCCGCGGCGGCgctggtggcggcggcagcagcagcagcagcggcagcggcagcgctGGTGGCcgggccgcggcggcggcggcgagggcGAGGGCGCGGGGCGCGCCGCCATGGGCCTGGCCGGGCTGCAG GAGAATGTATTTACCGGGCAATCAAAGATCTATACCTACATGAGCCCGAACAAATGCTCTGGAATGCGTTCCCCCCTTCAGGAAGAGAACTCAGTTGCACATCACGAAGTCAAATGCCAGGGGAAGCCGTTAGCCGGAATCTACAGGAAACGCGACG tgggagagagaggagtcCTACAGGACCATTCTGAAG agaaaagaaactctGGGAATGCAATACGAAGCTCCATGAAGGCCGAGGAACAGAAGATCAAAGACGCCAGGAGAGGTCCCCTGGCCCCTTTTCCAAACCAAAAATCTGAAGCAACAGAACCTCCCAAAACCCCGACCTCGTCTTGTGATTCTCCCAATGCAGCTGCCGCCAAGCAAGCCCTGAAAAAGCCCGTCAGGGCCAAACAGGCTCCCAGGAAAAA AGCTCAAGGAAAAACGCAGCAGAATCGTAAGCTCACAGATTTCTACCCTGTGCGAAGGAGCTCCAGGAAGAGCAAAGCTGAGCTGCAG tctgaagaaaggaaaagaatagacGAATTGATTGAAAGtgggaaagaagaaggaatgaag ATTGACCTCATTGACGGCAAAGGCAGGGGCGTGATTGCCACCAAGCAGTTCTCCCGGGGCGAGTTTGTGGTGGAATACCACGGGGACCTCATCGAGATCACCGACGCCAAGAAGCGGGAGGCTCTGTACGCGCAAGACCCCTCCACGGGCTGCTACATGTACTATTTTCAGTATCTGAGCAAAACCTACTG cgtGGATGCAACCAGAGAGACAAATCGCCTGGGAAGACTGATCAACCACAGTAAATGTGGGAACTGCCAAACCAAACTGCACGACATCGACGGCGTGCCTCACCTCATCCTCATTGCCTCTCGCGACATCGAGGCTGGGGAGGAGCTCCTGTATGACTATGGGGACCGCAGCCGGGCTTCCATCGAAGCCCACCCCTGGCTGAAGCATTAA
- the KMT5A gene encoding N-lysine methyltransferase KMT5A isoform X6 codes for MGEGGAVGRRRPFPGAPRRRWWRRQQQQQRQRQRWWPGRGGGGEGEGAGRAAMGLAGLQEENSVAHHEVKCQGKPLAGIYRKRDVGERGVLQDHSEEKRNSGNAIRSSMKAEEQKIKDARRGPLAPFPNQKSEATEPPKTPTSSCDSPNAAAAKQALKKPVRAKQAPRKKAQGKTQQNRKLTDFYPVRRSSRKSKAELQSEERKRIDELIESGKEEGMKIDLIDGKGRGVIATKQFSRGEFVVEYHGDLIEITDAKKREALYAQDPSTGCYMYYFQYLSKTYCVDATRETNRLGRLINHSKCGNCQTKLHDIDGVPHLILIASRDIEAGEELLYDYGDRSRASIEAHPWLKH; via the exons ATGGGGGAAGGGGGCGCCGTGGGGCGCCGCCGGCCCTTCCCTGGGGCGCCGCGGCGGCgctggtggcggcggcagcagcagcagcagcggcagcggcagcgctGGTGGCcgggccgcggcggcggcggcgagggcGAGGGCGCGGGGCGCGCCGCCATGGGCCTGGCCGGGCTGCAG GAAGAGAACTCAGTTGCACATCACGAAGTCAAATGCCAGGGGAAGCCGTTAGCCGGAATCTACAGGAAACGCGACG tgggagagagaggagtcCTACAGGACCATTCTGAAG agaaaagaaactctGGGAATGCAATACGAAGCTCCATGAAGGCCGAGGAACAGAAGATCAAAGACGCCAGGAGAGGTCCCCTGGCCCCTTTTCCAAACCAAAAATCTGAAGCAACAGAACCTCCCAAAACCCCGACCTCGTCTTGTGATTCTCCCAATGCAGCTGCCGCCAAGCAAGCCCTGAAAAAGCCCGTCAGGGCCAAACAGGCTCCCAGGAAAAA AGCTCAAGGAAAAACGCAGCAGAATCGTAAGCTCACAGATTTCTACCCTGTGCGAAGGAGCTCCAGGAAGAGCAAAGCTGAGCTGCAG tctgaagaaaggaaaagaatagacGAATTGATTGAAAGtgggaaagaagaaggaatgaag ATTGACCTCATTGACGGCAAAGGCAGGGGCGTGATTGCCACCAAGCAGTTCTCCCGGGGCGAGTTTGTGGTGGAATACCACGGGGACCTCATCGAGATCACCGACGCCAAGAAGCGGGAGGCTCTGTACGCGCAAGACCCCTCCACGGGCTGCTACATGTACTATTTTCAGTATCTGAGCAAAACCTACTG cgtGGATGCAACCAGAGAGACAAATCGCCTGGGAAGACTGATCAACCACAGTAAATGTGGGAACTGCCAAACCAAACTGCACGACATCGACGGCGTGCCTCACCTCATCCTCATTGCCTCTCGCGACATCGAGGCTGGGGAGGAGCTCCTGTATGACTATGGGGACCGCAGCCGGGCTTCCATCGAAGCCCACCCCTGGCTGAAGCATTAA
- the KMT5A gene encoding N-lysine methyltransferase KMT5A isoform X2, with protein sequence MGEGGAVGRRRPFPGAPRRRWWRRQQQQQRQRQRWWPGRGGGGEGEGAGRAAMGLAGLQENVFTGQSKIYTYMSPNKCSGMRSPLQEENSVAHHEVKCQGKPLAGIYRKRDEKRNSGNAIRSSMKAEEQKIKDARRGPLAPFPNQKSEATEPPKTPTSSCDSPNAAAAKQALKKPVRAKQAPRKKAQGKTQQNRKLTDFYPVRRSSRKSKAELQSEERKRIDELIESGKEEGMKIDLIDGKGRGVIATKQFSRGEFVVEYHGDLIEITDAKKREALYAQDPSTGCYMYYFQYLSKTYCVDATRETNRLGRLINHSKCGNCQTKLHDIDGVPHLILIASRDIEAGEELLYDYGDRSRASIEAHPWLKH encoded by the exons ATGGGGGAAGGGGGCGCCGTGGGGCGCCGCCGGCCCTTCCCTGGGGCGCCGCGGCGGCgctggtggcggcggcagcagcagcagcagcggcagcggcagcgctGGTGGCcgggccgcggcggcggcggcgagggcGAGGGCGCGGGGCGCGCCGCCATGGGCCTGGCCGGGCTGCAG GAGAATGTATTTACCGGGCAATCAAAGATCTATACCTACATGAGCCCGAACAAATGCTCTGGAATGCGTTCCCCCCTTCAGGAAGAGAACTCAGTTGCACATCACGAAGTCAAATGCCAGGGGAAGCCGTTAGCCGGAATCTACAGGAAACGCGACG agaaaagaaactctGGGAATGCAATACGAAGCTCCATGAAGGCCGAGGAACAGAAGATCAAAGACGCCAGGAGAGGTCCCCTGGCCCCTTTTCCAAACCAAAAATCTGAAGCAACAGAACCTCCCAAAACCCCGACCTCGTCTTGTGATTCTCCCAATGCAGCTGCCGCCAAGCAAGCCCTGAAAAAGCCCGTCAGGGCCAAACAGGCTCCCAGGAAAAA AGCTCAAGGAAAAACGCAGCAGAATCGTAAGCTCACAGATTTCTACCCTGTGCGAAGGAGCTCCAGGAAGAGCAAAGCTGAGCTGCAG tctgaagaaaggaaaagaatagacGAATTGATTGAAAGtgggaaagaagaaggaatgaag ATTGACCTCATTGACGGCAAAGGCAGGGGCGTGATTGCCACCAAGCAGTTCTCCCGGGGCGAGTTTGTGGTGGAATACCACGGGGACCTCATCGAGATCACCGACGCCAAGAAGCGGGAGGCTCTGTACGCGCAAGACCCCTCCACGGGCTGCTACATGTACTATTTTCAGTATCTGAGCAAAACCTACTG cgtGGATGCAACCAGAGAGACAAATCGCCTGGGAAGACTGATCAACCACAGTAAATGTGGGAACTGCCAAACCAAACTGCACGACATCGACGGCGTGCCTCACCTCATCCTCATTGCCTCTCGCGACATCGAGGCTGGGGAGGAGCTCCTGTATGACTATGGGGACCGCAGCCGGGCTTCCATCGAAGCCCACCCCTGGCTGAAGCATTAA
- the KMT5A gene encoding N-lysine methyltransferase KMT5A isoform X7, translating into MGEGGAVGRRRPFPGAPRRRWWRRQQQQQRQRQRWWPGRGGGGEGEGAGRAAMGLAGLQEENSVAHHEVKCQGKPLAGIYRKRDEKRNSGNAIRSSMKAEEQKIKDARRGPLAPFPNQKSEATEPPKTPTSSCDSPNAAAAKQALKKPVRAKQAPRKKAQGKTQQNRKLTDFYPVRRSSRKSKAELQSEERKRIDELIESGKEEGMKIDLIDGKGRGVIATKQFSRGEFVVEYHGDLIEITDAKKREALYAQDPSTGCYMYYFQYLSKTYCVDATRETNRLGRLINHSKCGNCQTKLHDIDGVPHLILIASRDIEAGEELLYDYGDRSRASIEAHPWLKH; encoded by the exons ATGGGGGAAGGGGGCGCCGTGGGGCGCCGCCGGCCCTTCCCTGGGGCGCCGCGGCGGCgctggtggcggcggcagcagcagcagcagcggcagcggcagcgctGGTGGCcgggccgcggcggcggcggcgagggcGAGGGCGCGGGGCGCGCCGCCATGGGCCTGGCCGGGCTGCAG GAAGAGAACTCAGTTGCACATCACGAAGTCAAATGCCAGGGGAAGCCGTTAGCCGGAATCTACAGGAAACGCGACG agaaaagaaactctGGGAATGCAATACGAAGCTCCATGAAGGCCGAGGAACAGAAGATCAAAGACGCCAGGAGAGGTCCCCTGGCCCCTTTTCCAAACCAAAAATCTGAAGCAACAGAACCTCCCAAAACCCCGACCTCGTCTTGTGATTCTCCCAATGCAGCTGCCGCCAAGCAAGCCCTGAAAAAGCCCGTCAGGGCCAAACAGGCTCCCAGGAAAAA AGCTCAAGGAAAAACGCAGCAGAATCGTAAGCTCACAGATTTCTACCCTGTGCGAAGGAGCTCCAGGAAGAGCAAAGCTGAGCTGCAG tctgaagaaaggaaaagaatagacGAATTGATTGAAAGtgggaaagaagaaggaatgaag ATTGACCTCATTGACGGCAAAGGCAGGGGCGTGATTGCCACCAAGCAGTTCTCCCGGGGCGAGTTTGTGGTGGAATACCACGGGGACCTCATCGAGATCACCGACGCCAAGAAGCGGGAGGCTCTGTACGCGCAAGACCCCTCCACGGGCTGCTACATGTACTATTTTCAGTATCTGAGCAAAACCTACTG cgtGGATGCAACCAGAGAGACAAATCGCCTGGGAAGACTGATCAACCACAGTAAATGTGGGAACTGCCAAACCAAACTGCACGACATCGACGGCGTGCCTCACCTCATCCTCATTGCCTCTCGCGACATCGAGGCTGGGGAGGAGCTCCTGTATGACTATGGGGACCGCAGCCGGGCTTCCATCGAAGCCCACCCCTGGCTGAAGCATTAA
- the KMT5A gene encoding N-lysine methyltransferase KMT5A isoform X11 — MSKPRAVEAAAAAAAVAATAPGPEMVERRGPGRPRTNGENVFTGQSKIYTYMSPNKCSGMRSPLQEENSVAHHEVKCQGKPLAGIYRKRDEKRNSGNAIRSSMKAEEQKIKDARRGPLAPFPNQKSEATEPPKTPTSSCDSPNAAAAKQALKKPVRAKQAPRKKAQGKTQQNRKLTDFYPVRRSSRKSKAELQSEERKRIDELIESGKEEGMKIDLIDGKGRGVIATKQFSRGEFVVEYHGDLIEITDAKKREALYAQDPSTGCYMYYFQYLSKTYCVDATRETNRLGRLINHSKCGNCQTKLHDIDGVPHLILIASRDIEAGEELLYDYGDRSRASIEAHPWLKH, encoded by the exons ATGTCCAAGCCCCGCGCggtggaggcggcggcggcggcggcggcggtggcagCGACGGCCCCGGGCCCGGAGATGGTGGAGCGGAGGGGCCCGGGGAGGCCCCGCACCAACGGG GAGAATGTATTTACCGGGCAATCAAAGATCTATACCTACATGAGCCCGAACAAATGCTCTGGAATGCGTTCCCCCCTTCAGGAAGAGAACTCAGTTGCACATCACGAAGTCAAATGCCAGGGGAAGCCGTTAGCCGGAATCTACAGGAAACGCGACG agaaaagaaactctGGGAATGCAATACGAAGCTCCATGAAGGCCGAGGAACAGAAGATCAAAGACGCCAGGAGAGGTCCCCTGGCCCCTTTTCCAAACCAAAAATCTGAAGCAACAGAACCTCCCAAAACCCCGACCTCGTCTTGTGATTCTCCCAATGCAGCTGCCGCCAAGCAAGCCCTGAAAAAGCCCGTCAGGGCCAAACAGGCTCCCAGGAAAAA AGCTCAAGGAAAAACGCAGCAGAATCGTAAGCTCACAGATTTCTACCCTGTGCGAAGGAGCTCCAGGAAGAGCAAAGCTGAGCTGCAG tctgaagaaaggaaaagaatagacGAATTGATTGAAAGtgggaaagaagaaggaatgaag ATTGACCTCATTGACGGCAAAGGCAGGGGCGTGATTGCCACCAAGCAGTTCTCCCGGGGCGAGTTTGTGGTGGAATACCACGGGGACCTCATCGAGATCACCGACGCCAAGAAGCGGGAGGCTCTGTACGCGCAAGACCCCTCCACGGGCTGCTACATGTACTATTTTCAGTATCTGAGCAAAACCTACTG cgtGGATGCAACCAGAGAGACAAATCGCCTGGGAAGACTGATCAACCACAGTAAATGTGGGAACTGCCAAACCAAACTGCACGACATCGACGGCGTGCCTCACCTCATCCTCATTGCCTCTCGCGACATCGAGGCTGGGGAGGAGCTCCTGTATGACTATGGGGACCGCAGCCGGGCTTCCATCGAAGCCCACCCCTGGCTGAAGCATTAA
- the KMT5A gene encoding N-lysine methyltransferase KMT5A isoform X4, which yields MSKPRAVEAAAAAAAVAATAPGPEMVERRGPGRPRTNGENVFTGQSKIYTYMSPNKCSGMRSPLQEENSVAHHEVKCQGKPLAGIYRKRDVGERGVLQDHSEEKRNSGNAIRSSMKAEEQKIKDARRGPLAPFPNQKSEATEPPKTPTSSCDSPNAAAAKQALKKPVRAKQAPRKKAQGKTQQNRKLTDFYPVRRSSRKSKAELQSEERKRIDELIESGKEEGMKIDLIDGKGRGVIATKQFSRGEFVVEYHGDLIEITDAKKREALYAQDPSTGCYMYYFQYLSKTYCVDATRETNRLGRLINHSKCGNCQTKLHDIDGVPHLILIASRDIEAGEELLYDYGDRSRASIEAHPWLKH from the exons ATGTCCAAGCCCCGCGCggtggaggcggcggcggcggcggcggcggtggcagCGACGGCCCCGGGCCCGGAGATGGTGGAGCGGAGGGGCCCGGGGAGGCCCCGCACCAACGGG GAGAATGTATTTACCGGGCAATCAAAGATCTATACCTACATGAGCCCGAACAAATGCTCTGGAATGCGTTCCCCCCTTCAGGAAGAGAACTCAGTTGCACATCACGAAGTCAAATGCCAGGGGAAGCCGTTAGCCGGAATCTACAGGAAACGCGACG tgggagagagaggagtcCTACAGGACCATTCTGAAG agaaaagaaactctGGGAATGCAATACGAAGCTCCATGAAGGCCGAGGAACAGAAGATCAAAGACGCCAGGAGAGGTCCCCTGGCCCCTTTTCCAAACCAAAAATCTGAAGCAACAGAACCTCCCAAAACCCCGACCTCGTCTTGTGATTCTCCCAATGCAGCTGCCGCCAAGCAAGCCCTGAAAAAGCCCGTCAGGGCCAAACAGGCTCCCAGGAAAAA AGCTCAAGGAAAAACGCAGCAGAATCGTAAGCTCACAGATTTCTACCCTGTGCGAAGGAGCTCCAGGAAGAGCAAAGCTGAGCTGCAG tctgaagaaaggaaaagaatagacGAATTGATTGAAAGtgggaaagaagaaggaatgaag ATTGACCTCATTGACGGCAAAGGCAGGGGCGTGATTGCCACCAAGCAGTTCTCCCGGGGCGAGTTTGTGGTGGAATACCACGGGGACCTCATCGAGATCACCGACGCCAAGAAGCGGGAGGCTCTGTACGCGCAAGACCCCTCCACGGGCTGCTACATGTACTATTTTCAGTATCTGAGCAAAACCTACTG cgtGGATGCAACCAGAGAGACAAATCGCCTGGGAAGACTGATCAACCACAGTAAATGTGGGAACTGCCAAACCAAACTGCACGACATCGACGGCGTGCCTCACCTCATCCTCATTGCCTCTCGCGACATCGAGGCTGGGGAGGAGCTCCTGTATGACTATGGGGACCGCAGCCGGGCTTCCATCGAAGCCCACCCCTGGCTGAAGCATTAA